A segment of the Kazachstania africana CBS 2517 chromosome 2, complete genome genome:
AAAACGGAAATGCACCAACTGCTGCATTAGCATCGGTAAGTGAATTTAACATAGTGGATTTACCACTAGATGGTTTCCCCACTATACCAATTAACGGATCTCTAGGCATCTTTTCTTACTTCTTTTTATCGATCTCTTCTCGATTTACTTCACCTcatcatttaaaatttttcaaattccaTATATCTCAAGAATTATCGATATAAGAATTTCCGAATCAGGGAGATCGTAAAGCTTCTATATTTTGACCAAAAAAAAGCTATTACAATACTAATTCGATTAAGAGGAATCTGGAATGTTTAATTATCCTCGAATTTCAGTGGAGCAACTGCCACTGAACAATTTGCCTAGTTTATTACCAACTGCAGGAGTCCCACAACATGTAGATACCGATACTAGAAATTCAATGTCACAACATCGATTGACAGAAGGAACCAATAATTCTCTCGATCCAAtttatgaaaatattgaaatcgAAAACTTCGAGCCCAACAAATTAAGATTAATTATCCCAACGGCTTCTAATTTAAAGATAAAGACAGAGAACgttttcttaaaatttATCTTCGCTGGATATGATGATTCCAATGATTTATTCtgtcaattcttcaatccAAATACGAATTTGATTTGTAATAAAAGAATGCACTTTGAAAATCATAAGATTAAAATAAGTACGATGGCTCGAAAATGTAAAGATCATCTAGTTAAATCtcataatttcaatattaatgatcataattatttcaaatttttaaacCTATACTATCcagttttcaaaaattcgTATACTGAAGACACTTTAAATAAGGTTTTACCGATgttagaagaatttgaagtcGTATGTGACTCAATCAAAATTGAGAATTCAGATTCATACAAAGAGTTAGCTAGTATCATTGGAGATAGGATCAGACATACAAGAAACAAGTTATCAGATAATGAggaatttaaaaaatggtTTACAAATTGGGTAATTGATCCAATAACCCTTAGAAATGATAGTGATGATAGTAAGTCTTCCATTAAGGATGCTTATGATTTGTTTGCGACTGTCAGGgacaaaattcaaattagtcatttttctttagcAACAGAAGAGAGTGGTGACAACGGAGAGcaaactgaagaagaaataaataacGAAAAGTCaatggaaaaattggaCCCCGCTTTGCAAGATGAACTATGGTCGTTATTACAGCAGCAACAGTATCAGAGCCAAATGGTGGCCCAGTTATTAGGAAAGCTACTTGCGGAAGCGCACAGCCCGTCACATGCTACTACCATTGGTAATTCCATGATTCTACaactattgaaaaaagtatCCAGGCAGTTAAATCAGGAGGTAAAGTTAAGACAAGAACAGCAACTACTGCAGAATGATATATTGGAATACTTAAAGAGAATTCCTAAAAGACACCTTAAAAGATCAAAGTTTCAAGCGAAGAAACGAAAGATCAAGAACTAATACTTTTGATATTCAtgtttttatatattccATAAATTTAAGCCCAAGCATTTGATAAGATACAGTCATACCGCAGTCCTGTAGTGCAATCAAGTTAGCAGTCTGATTTAGATCACCCTGGTCTAAGGGTAGAACTTAAAGCCTTAGGCGCAAGAAGgatattttctttggaaTTATGTTCTACATTGGCTGGACTGTAAAATGTTTTCCAACattcttctaaatttaCAAGCAGGTAAGAATTGTACACATTCATTGTAATACATAATTTTAAGTAGTAACCTTCGGAactctttttctcttcacACAATATCTCCCAATCACGAAGCTacaaatttataatattcaatttaaatAACTTAGTAATGCTAACGGTTACTTAGGCCATCCTGTTTCATAATTTGGGAggatatatattttttgcttATTGATATGTTCTTCTAGAAGTTTCTCGCAGTAGTATCATCCTCATGCTCATCgcaaaaatgaaaaaaaaatttttggccGACATCATCTCGTTTTCATGTACTGAACAGATTTAATAAGTGGGTTATATAGTTCATCAGCTTGAATAGACAGTTAATATTTCCCACTACTTTTCACCTGATAATATACGTATAAACATAATGgtcgaagaaaataaagaaagtCTGTTTAAACCTGTTGGTGAGACTGCTGAAGAACTACAAGAACCAGCTCAAACTCAGGATGGTGTTGTATTAACTGGAGCTGCTGATGCTATGGGTCATCCAGTCCAAGAAATCGAATCTTTATGCATGAACTGTCACGAAAATGGTACTACTAGATTGTTATTGACTTCTATTCCTTATTTTAGGGAGGTTGTCATCATGTCTTTCGAATGTGAGCACTGTGGTTTAAAAAATTCTGAAATTCAGCCAGCTTCTTCTATTCAAGAGAAAGGttccaaatatattttaaagatagaggataaagaagattttAATAGACAGGTCGTCAAGGCTGAAACAGCCTCATGTAAATTTGTCGAAttagatattgaaattccACCAAAGAGGGGTGTTTTAACTACTGTTGAAGGTTTGTTGGAAGAAATGattgatgatttagaaTCTGACcaagaacaaagaaaacaaattGACGAAAATCTTTATAATCAAATCAAGgacttcattgaaaaagtcaaaAGTTATATCGACTGCAAAGAAGGAACTTTACCATTGACATTTGCATTAGATGACCCAGCTGGTAACTCCTGGATTGAATACAAGCCTGGCGAAGCACAACATAAATGGTCTCATAGTGAATATATCAGAACTGATCAACAAAACGTTGATATTGGTATTATTACAAGAGATCAACTAGAGGACCGTCGTAAAGAACAAGTTGCTGCTCTAGCGAACCGTGAAAGGAATAAGTCACAAGCTAGTACTGTCTTGAAAAGTTCTGAAGCTTTCCTTTCTGATGCTACCGACATTGAGAACTTTAACAATGAGGTTCAAACCTTCACAGCATCATGTCCTTCATGTATGCAATCTTGTGATACACATATGAAACCTGTCAATATTCCTCATTTCAAAGAGGTTATCATCATGTCTACTGTTTGTGAGCACTGTGGCTACAAATCTAACGAAGTCAAGACCGGTGGTGCCATTCCAGCACAAGGtagaaaaattactttACTTTGTGACGATCCAAGTGATTTGTCTCGTGATATCCTAAAGTCCGAAACATGTTCCTTAGTGGTTCCAGAATTGCATTTAGATATCCAACAGGGTACTTTAGGTGGTAGATTCACTACTTTAGAGGGTTTACTAAGACAAGTCTACGAAGAACTGGAATCTCGTGTCTTCACACAAACATCAGATTCAATGGATGAAGAAACTAAGCAAAGGTGGGTTACTTTCTTTGCCAAATTAAAAGATGCCACCGATGGTAAAGTAAAATTCACAGTTATTATGGAAGATCCATTGGCTGGTTCCTACATCCAAAATGTTTATGCTCCAGATCCAGATCCTAACATGACCATCGAAGATTATGATAGAaccgaagaagaaaacgaAGACCTGGGTCTCAAGGATATGGAGGTTAACTAAGTATACACTCCATTTGTATAATTACTTTATAATAACACATTGTctttcataattttttctcacGATATTAAGCCTATTCAAGGCTACGTGCCTGGTTCCTTAATATAATGGAAAAATACTCTATTTTTAGTTTCAATTCTGTACTTTTCGCATATTTTCTCGAAGGGCGCttctgatgaaaaaaagtcCTCAGATCCTGCATTTCATCGCTGGCATCCGAGTGCAACCATGAACAACAAATCTTGAGTTCTTGCTACTTTGTTTGCTAGGCATGCTTTTTTAGAAGGTTATAGTTAATATAATCCAGGCTATATAACTCTGTAGAATTGAGAGGCATGAACGGTGCATCAGTAAGGCAATTGGCACCAATAGAAAAATACTTCTATCACAGAAGTGATTTAGGTTTACATACCTGTTTCTATTTAGGAGTGGAGCTTAGTAAAATTCCAAGTAAGgataaatttattcaagCATTAAAAAAAACCATTGCAGAGTTACCATTATTCCATTGCAATATTGACAAAGGATCTGGTAACTCTGATTTGCACGCCAAAAATGTTCAAGGTGTGATCAATTTCGCTGATGTCGTTGAGTTTAGGAACGATATCCAGTTCCTATCTACGAAGGAAATTAACGATATATTCCAAAACTACGATTTCAACTATGGTAAGGAATCTTTCCTGTGGAAGATCTTAGTTATTCCATCACAGAACCAATTGCTCTTATTATTGGATCATGCATTATATGATGGCAATTCTGGTGTAAAGTTTTGGGAGGTTTTCATGACGTCTCTACGAGAAGCCAAGTGCAATGTGGAAGAACAAGAGGATGAGTGTATCTTCAAGGGGGATAAATCAACTGATTTTGTTCTTGAACCGCATCCTTATGATAAGTGGCCTGGTACGTGGAGCTGGGCGGTAAAGAAGGTTCTGGCAAAAATGCTATTCTCTGCTTCACCAAAAATGATTACAAAGATCGATAGCAAGTTTATGCAGTTTAAAGACTACCCTTTTGTTGATAAACTTCTGGAGAAACCACcaaaaaatggaagaaaatatcaagtAAATAACGATAACCTACAATGGCAATTTCGTCTTACTCCTGAAtcgttgaaaaaaatgttgGAAAGCTGTAAAAAGAATAGAGTGTCACTGACTTCTTATTTGGTTGCGTTATTTATAATGTCCTTGAGAGagataaatgaaaataaattgtgCGGTGGACCGTCGGTGAACGTCAGTATTCCAATGAATACCAGAATGAAGTGTAAAGAAAGATTGAATCTCAGGGACGAAGAAGTACAAGTAGGAAACTTTGTTACTGGTCTAGATTTCAAGACGAAAATGGAAAAACAGGAAGAGACCACTATTCTAAATGTGGCTTCAAAGGttcaagaatttattacaaACGAAACTTTGAACAACATAGGAGACAAGATTAATGCtatgaatttattaaatgttGTAAACCAAAGAAGGTTTTTGGAGGAGACTTTGAATTCCATTAATGAGGGGCCAGGTTCCGTGTTCGAAGTGACAAATTTGGGTTTCAAAGACTTTGATAGAAACTGTGACACTCAGTTAAACTTTTATATCAAGGACAGTTTTTTTAACGTACCTAAGGGTATTTATAGTGTTTTCACTTGTGCAATAATATCTACTCCTTTAGGTGGTTTGAATTGTACAGTCTCCTTTCCTAAAGAATTGGCTGATACTCTTGATAAGCCATTTTCGTATGTCAAAAACAAGTTAAATTTATGACATCTTAAATGCTATTCCTTTAATTGGTTGGGAACTGTAACTGCAGGTAAACAGGACATACGACAGAAATCTGAGTCAAAGTAATCAATATATGCTTTTACCTTTAAACCGTCAAGTAAGTTAAATAGTGTATATGTAGACATGGGAAGGGATTGCGATAATCACTCATAGGCCAAATTTTTCGAGCTATGAGTTCCAAATTCTTGGGTTTGGATGTTTTCGccataaaatttttcagaaaatagCTGACTTTCTGTTCTTCCCAGATTATTGGAATTGGTAATGTGAATATTAGCATATTGTGCGGTGATAGAGTCctcttgaattttgaaaatgttagCTTTTAGCATGATTAATGCGTGTAATACACACAACACGAACATTAGCAAAGCATCAAAAATGTAAAGAAACCATTCGTGACTTTGTATATAGCCGTCAAAGCCTTCAATAGCTTCAATAACTCTAATGATCGATCTTAAAAGGATTAAAAAACTATTGAATAGAAGAACGatattcaactttttcCAATTGACCTTTTCACTAATAGgatttgtttttcttgataatttgaacaaaaagAGGAACTCattgataataaataaacCAAAGAAGATAATTTGAACAAATAAGCCTCCAGTCAATACATGACTCCCCGTTACTCTTCCACTTTCTGATGCCATCAaaccaccaccaccagCTTGCATCAGAAGACTGACAACATCACCTAGAACAAAAATTGTAGTGTTGAATCTCGCTGGcattatcattaaattttctgaaaacATCAAATGAGACATTCTTCCAAATATCATGTAGATCGAAGCAGCGAAAAGAGTCGGCGCGATTAAGACTAAAACATTCTGAATCACGTACGGCGTTATCTTGGTTTGGTTATTACATGAGACACAACGTGCTATGTAACCAATGACTTCCAGAGCACATCCCACTATAGAAGGAATATATGGACCAATCAACTTGACTGGAGAATAAAAACGTAATGAAAACCCATTTGctgttgaagatgatggATATACGGTATGTTTATTTTTCGTGGCACATCTGTAAAGAGTCAGGATCGACAAAATAGTGGCTACAATGAATAGAGCGGTGAATATTCCAGCAGCAGCCTTGTTAGGGGTATAACGATATAATTGCCAACTAGAATCAGTTCCGTTATTCGAAATGGTCATATTGAAACCGTTGATGTTATCGAATGACCATtagaaaagcaaaaaacAAAGTGTCAATAGCATGCCATTTATATAAGTCGTTCGAAAACAAGATGAATGAGGATGTAACGCTATAAGCCTCTTCCTAGTTTTAAAGTGGCAGTAAGTTGCGGACATGTCTGAATATTTGAGCTTGCagtaatatcaaattttttccGAAATCTTGCTTCGGTTTACTCGAGAAACTCAAAAATTAGTGCAGAGAAATTATTTTACCGAGGGAAAGCAACAGCGGAATATTGCGCTGCGTAATAACACTCACAAATTGACCAAATAAAAATCAGACTTGGGAACACCTTCCTCACAAGAGACTCCAAAATCTTGCAGAAGGTCTTCGATTTTCGTGCACACTAAAAATAGATGATATACGAGCAGGGCAAACTAGGTCAAGACAactagaaaaaaagaaatgatcaAGATTACTATCTCATGTCTGCTTTGTGATGGGGTCTTATCAAAGTGTACTTTCCAACAACAAATGACAGTCATATACATTGGATTTGGCACACCAATATTTCATTGTTGATGAACTGTCCAATTGGATGCCACTGTAATACATCAACTTCTTTTCATGGCGTTACTTTCACTACTGGCAATGTCAATCTTGGGATACTTCATGTCACATCTTTTTCGCTGCTAAAAAAAAGTAcaacaaaaaatgaaaaatcgCGATTACATTGGACTGTTTTCTACACCCACACCTACATCCGTACTTTCGCTACTGATGTAAAccaattattattgaaaattttggaaaatgtaTTTTATTCGGAAAGTTTTTGTGCGCGGTACCTTCTGTTTTGCGTCCCTTCGGTTCACTTTTGGCGAGTCCAGATGGTCTCCTGTTGAATCTTAGGCTGAGATCACTGTAATTCTCCCCCCAGATGGGCCGAGCTTGTACCAGCCCGTTGTGAGGTCACACCCACCTACCAAGTCTTCGGATGGGCCGAGCTCTGCTCTACTGCTCGGAAATTGTACTCGCAGTACAGAGGTCGATGTTGCGCAGACATCGCGGTAACTGGATGCAGGCCCTCAGTATTGTCAATGTAGCGTTCTTGCAAGCAGGTAGCAATGGTCAACATTTCGCCATATTAAGATAATGTTTACACATATACAGTTGGtattgatttcattgaaagataagCTAGCAAAGAAATTGAGCAAAATGTCCTTACCAGCTACCTTTGACTTGACTCCAGAAGATGCCCAATTATTGTTGGCTGCCAACGCACACTTAGGTGCCAGAAACGTTCAAGTATGTTGAAAATAGGAATTAACCTAACTACTCAGATATGATGGAAGACCGAATGTTAGAAGATAAGAGTATTATAGGGAAATTATAAACTactgaaatcaaaaaaatagagTACCAACAAGTGATCATAACGAcattatattattaaatataatttgaaatattacaaagaaaattttgccAAAGGATATCAGTTGTCAATGGGAAATCGACTTAGTTATAATTGAAGATGAGAAACTTATAAGTTATCCAATCTAGAAACTTCCATCACgtaatttcatttcataATCAGATTTActaacaatattttttttatcattttaaTAGGTTCACCAAGAACCATATGTTCACAGTGCTAGTCCAGATGGTGTTCACGTCATCAACATTGGTAAGACCTGGGAAAAATTAGTCTTAGCTGCCAGAATCATCGCTGCTATTCCAAACCCAGAAGATGTTGTTGCCATCTCTTCCAGAACCTACGGTCAAAGAGCTGTCTTAAAGTATGCTGCTCACACCGGTGCTACTCCAATTGCTGGTAGATTCACTCCAGGTTCTTTTACCAATTACATCACCCGTTCTTTCAAGGAACCAAGATTAGTTATTGTTACTGACCCAAGATCTGATGCTCAAGCTATCAAGGAAGCTTCTTATGTTAACATCCCAGTCATTGCTTTAACTGACTTAGACTCCCCATCTGAATACGTTGATGTTGCTATCCCATGTAACAACAGAGGTAAGCACTCTATTGGTTTAATCTGGTACTTATTAGCCAGAGAAGTCTTAAGATTAAGAGGTGCTTTAGTTGACAGAACCCAACCATGGTCTATCATGCCAGATTTATACTTCTACAGAAACCCAGAGGAAGTTGAACAACAAACCGCTGAAGAAGCTGCTCAATCTACTGccactgaagaagaagccaAGGAAGAAGTCACTGAAGAGCAAACTGGTGCCTCTGAATGGGCTGAAGAAAACGCTGATGCTGCCGAATGGTAAGTTTGGTGACATTTACATTTAGTATATTAGTataatcttttaaaaaaataatcacGTTTTATAATTCACaacatttttcttgtacGACCGTCTCATCGTAAAAATGGCAGTTTTGTATAGTGATACAAGAATCTACGAGGTCTATGTATGAGATAATTGAAATCTGATATCCAAACGACTATGTACAGTGCAATTTTTATTACTTGAAGACAATTCTATATCATACCGAATGTGCCTTCTATGCTTGTCAATTTTCGGCGTAAACTTTATATACACgatataaaataaaaaaagtgaaTCTAAAACATCTTGGAAGTTATTGAACAAGGAAAAAGTCATCACTCAACTTTACAATTGCCGAGAACATTTGCCATAGGCGATTCGTATAGCAGAATATGAGTGTGCCGAAGAAGAGACTCTTTGAATTAAATCGACTTTCTGCCAAGATATTTGATCAGAATTTCAATCCACAAGGGTTAAGGACGGGTTCGAAAATACTATCGAGCAGACTAAAAGGTCCAACAATAGCAAATTATTATGGTAATCctgattttttgaaatttaagaatttgaaaacccTTTTTCCGAACTATCAATTTGTTGATACAGATGAACTTTACAGACTATCAAAAGTGGAGGGTTTGAAGCGTCGTGGTAAGGGTCCCCCAAAAAAGACGAAATCAGGTTCTACCCTTTCGAAGCCAACGAAacataaataataatattctaACAGATTAATGCAATTAGGGCTTTGGCCCCgtaaataattgaaaagatgTATGTATCatgtatataaaaaaaagcgTATTCACATACTAAGGGTTGGCTAGGGCATCTGAAAGCTTTGCATAGATGTCCCTGGCTTTGATAGGTCCATCAggtaatgaaaaatataaaacatGGTAAAGCTTAGTCCTATTTAAAGTCAACGGAAGTCCTTTCAGTATCTGTCTTGCAGTGtaacttgaaaaataattataCCTTATTTTACTCATTAGAATGGAGTAAGGTCTAAACATTCTACTAATCTTCAGAGGATTGTTTTCTAATGTAAAAATGGTCAACCCTGGTTCAGTTCTATTCCAATTGATAGAGATTCCACCCGGTAATCGCTTAGGGTCCTTTATTCTCAACAGTAACGCAAACAATGGGAAGTGGTTAATTAAACCAATAATTGACTCGAGAAAAATCTCTACACACATCGCCATAAGCCTGAGAATTGTGTAACAAATATAAAAGGCAAGAACAGTAGGCATTAAAAAGACCAAAATCAGAAAGAGTAATGTCCCCATAAGCAATTGATCAAGTTCGAAGAAATGGTGGTCAATTCTGTCACGTAGTACATTCCTTTTCTTGCCGcagaaaagataaaatagGCTTATCATACAATTAAGTTGCCAGTGATACAGTTTACCACTTATatgataaaataaatataagtGGAGAGAAAGAATAGAGAAAAAGTCCATAATTAGCGATAAACCAAATGATGCACCGGATAAACACATAATCTGAGTaagtaaagaaagaaaccAACTCAAATTGCTTTTATCcacaaaatatttagcAAATCCGTTGAAtgtaaattcaataatccATAGAAACAGTTCACTGAGAAATGATGCAAGctcttcattcaatttaataCCGAACGGGTtgtttgaaagaaatatggTAATCTTCTTTATAGAATCATAGCAGCAGAACTGTATCGAGGACGCCACTATATTTACCAATTGATCGTGCTGGTCGTGTAAAATGGCACCAATTATCAGGCCAAACGACACGTCATTTACTATCAGCCATATGGTATTGTATAATCTAATATAATCTGGGTAAAATTTGCACGGCAACTCGCTTCTCAAGCTTGCAGATGCTTCTGAATAGCTTCGAAATCGAGGGAGTGCTTTTCTGATGGtaacatttttatttatttttaagtACTGGACTGGAAAGTATGCAATTTGTTGGCATCGAAGATCTATTTGCTGTAGTGTTGCAGATATTGTTACAATGGGGAAGTATGACCAATGCAGAAGAAGGTATATATTTTGTGCAATGAAGCATAGACTCATTAATAAATAGAACAGTAACCTAGAAGTGACTCTTGAGAGAAAAGAATGTTGATAACATTTTAGTAGTATACTAAAGAGTTTTTCGGATAACCTATTTTCTCCAATAATAAGATGTGAATACTTCTCTGAAAATGCGTTTAAATGAGTGTAGTAGAGattcaaaagattaatAGACTGCGGCAAATTCCCAGAAAAGTTAAAATAAGATTTATGAtacattattttcttcacaTTATCTAAAGTGACCTTCTTAGAATTATGCAGCTCTTTTTCAGGTAGCGCCAGTGATATAGGATCCAGCGAAAAGAATTGCATAAGGTTCAACTTCGGTGCTTCAAATTCCAGTACATTACAGAACATTTGACTTAATATCCAACTCGAATcatgttttttttgcctATTATTGTGTATGGAGCTTGCAATGATGCTCCTAGTTCTAATAAGTCCTTGCTAACGATTTCCAATACCATGTAGTCAGTACCTTGGAGTGAGACTGCAACTGCAACAATATCATCggttaaaatatttttctccTTTCTTCGAAGGTGTTTTGGCCAAAACAAATAGCTGCTCATCCTAGCATTTATCCTTTGGATATGATGGTATCGAGTATATTCAGCTGTCTATTAATTTTCATCATACATGAACATATTCCGATATCacaatatttcaaaaaagtgACATTTGcgaaaatatatatagtgATAAAACGAGAAGTTAAAACTCTCTAATACAAAGTTTTATATTGACAATTGTTTAAGGTGTTAGTTACGCCAACAACAGAAAGATTGAGCCATTACATAATAAGTGTGCATTAAACTGGTTCTTCCGCATTAGAAGGCGTGTCGAACAAGGTTAACTTTCCAGCTCGAGCGATTTTGAGAATTTGTCGTACGTCAAATCTAAGTCTAtcatttgatattattattgcaGAAGCCATTAGAACAATATAGGAAATGGATTCTGATAACAGAAAGCTTACTGCGCCTTTTGAACCCGTAAGGAATCCTTTTATTACGGACGATGAGGAACCTTACGAGGACACCAGAAATAGAAATGTAGTTCCACCATCACTACATATATCCCCTCCTCAGTCCGAGGCAGAGGACACATCAGAGAgtactgaagaagaagttgaaggTAATCGGCTGAGGCTGGCCGATCTTTTCAAAGTACGTAGGGCAGAAGCAAATGGAGGTAAACGTCCAAAATTGTCACTCAAAACATCTTTGAGCGATGACGacattgaagataaaaCCTCTAATAGTATACCACCTGCACGTTCTATGCTATCAACACCCTCTGTTGGTGGAAGGCGCAGAAGATCCAGTGCTAGTACAGATCAATCAAAAAGTAGGTCATCAAGTGCAAGTAGTAAGGATAGGGTTCCAAAATCTGCCAGGGTGCTATCTTTCGTGGCAGCTGATGATATGGACGATTTTAAGATTTTACAAGAAGGTTTTGAAGGTGCTAATAATGAGGCAGGTCAGAGCTGGTTGCCACCTTTAACTTCGAATGATGAATCCAAACTGCCCAAAACGCCAGCTGATCAAACCTCCTTTGAAGGAATATTTCTGCATTCTAAGTCATCTCAGAAATCGACCTCCAGAGAAAGGACGCCTGAACCAGGCCCTAGCGATTATTCAAGACTTTCTCCTTTAAAAAATGCATCCGATACAAAAAGCTACCTCGGAACCAAAAGGAACGACATTT
Coding sequences within it:
- the GPI1 gene encoding phosphatidylinositol N-acetylglucosaminyltransferase (similar to Saccharomyces cerevisiae GPI1 (YGR216C); ancestral locus Anc_5.114); the protein is MFCNVLEFEAPKLNLMQFFSLDPISLALPEKELHNSKKVTLDNVKKIMYHKSYFNFSGNLPQSINLLNLYYTHLNAFSEKYSHLIIGENRLSEKLFSILLKCYQHSFLSRVTSRLLFYLLMSLCFIAQNIYLLLHWSYFPIVTISATLQQIDLRCQQIAYFPVQYLKINKNVTIRKALPRFRSYSEASASLRSELPCKFYPDYIRLYNTIWLIVNDVSFGLIIGAILHDQHDQLVNIVASSIQFCCYDSIKKITIFLSNNPFGIKLNEELASFLSELFLWIIEFTFNGFAKYFVDKSNLSWFLSLLTQIMCLSGASFGLSLIMDFFSILSLHLYLFYHISGKLYHWQLNCMISLFYLFCGKKRNVLRDRIDHHFFELDQLLMGTLLFLILVFLMPTVLAFYICYTILRLMAMCVEIFLESIIGLINHFPLFALLLRIKDPKRLPGGISINWNRTEPGLTIFTLENNPLKISRMFRPYSILMSKIRYNYFSSYTARQILKGLPLTLNRTKLYHVLYFSLPDGPIKARDIYAKLSDALANP